In archaeon BMS3Bbin15, a single genomic region encodes these proteins:
- the cooS2 gene encoding carbon monoxide dehydrogenase 2 — protein sequence MENPSYHETINEMYKRVKEDGLTNVADRYESQSNKCTFCSQGISCQLCSMGPCRITEKAPNGACGIDANAMAMRNMLHRNIMGTSAYAYHAVEAVKTLKATAEGKTPFGISAPDKLLTFAQALGIETDNRDINDIAVNVADFVLEDLNRDADEPSKLVEIFAPEQRKKLWRKLGIFPGGVMHEIMSNAASSMTNVDTNYVSLALKSMRMGIATSLAAQLSIEVIQDSLFGVPKPHIGSVDLGIIEPEYVNIAVNGHEPFVGAALIEFARNEEVQKKARDAGARGLKIVGSIETGQELLQRYAVDDVFVGLTGNWITQEYVLATGAIDVFAMDMNCSLPDLADYQEKYGVKLVSVSKLVRMRGVDEAIDYKPELVGEQVKQLVDLAIESFRNRKGKPTRVPKRKQVAVVGFSIESILEALGGSLDPLLDGIKAGAIKGVVALVSCSTLKNGPQDEKTVIIAKELIKKDILVLSMGCGNAALQVAGLTSLDAQELAGEKLKGVIKALNVPPVLSFGTCTDTGRLAQLVIAIADALGVDVPQLPIAVTAPEYMEQKATIDAIFALALGVYTHVDPLPPVGGAPEVVKLLTEDIENITGGKLLVESDAARAADKLEEHIVKKRKELGI from the coding sequence TAGTCAGGGTATAAGCTGTCAGCTATGCAGTATGGGTCCCTGCAGAATCACAGAAAAGGCTCCCAATGGTGCATGCGGCATAGATGCAAATGCCATGGCAATGCGTAACATGCTTCACAGAAATATTATGGGTACGTCAGCCTATGCTTACCATGCTGTTGAGGCAGTTAAAACTTTGAAGGCAACAGCCGAGGGTAAAACGCCTTTCGGTATAAGTGCACCTGATAAGCTTTTAACTTTTGCACAGGCTCTTGGTATTGAAACTGATAACAGGGATATAAATGATATAGCAGTGAATGTGGCTGATTTTGTGCTTGAAGATTTGAATAGAGATGCGGATGAACCCAGTAAACTTGTTGAAATTTTTGCGCCAGAGCAGAGAAAGAAGCTATGGAGGAAACTGGGTATATTCCCGGGTGGTGTTATGCATGAGATTATGAGTAATGCTGCCTCTTCTATGACAAATGTGGATACAAACTATGTTTCACTTGCACTGAAATCTATGAGAATGGGAATAGCCACAAGCCTTGCCGCACAGCTCAGCATTGAGGTTATACAGGACTCCCTATTCGGTGTTCCGAAGCCTCATATAGGCAGTGTTGACCTGGGAATTATTGAGCCGGAGTATGTTAATATAGCTGTAAATGGGCACGAGCCCTTTGTGGGTGCAGCTCTGATTGAGTTTGCCAGAAATGAGGAAGTCCAGAAAAAGGCAAGAGATGCTGGAGCCAGAGGACTTAAGATAGTGGGGTCTATAGAAACAGGGCAGGAGCTTCTGCAGCGTTATGCAGTTGATGATGTTTTTGTTGGTTTGACAGGTAACTGGATAACTCAGGAGTATGTTCTGGCAACAGGTGCTATAGATGTCTTTGCAATGGATATGAACTGTTCTCTACCTGACCTCGCCGATTATCAGGAAAAGTATGGAGTTAAGCTTGTTTCTGTTTCAAAGCTGGTGAGAATGAGAGGCGTGGATGAGGCTATTGACTATAAGCCGGAGCTGGTAGGGGAGCAGGTCAAGCAGCTTGTAGACCTTGCAATAGAAAGTTTCAGGAATAGAAAGGGTAAGCCTACAAGAGTACCAAAAAGGAAGCAGGTTGCTGTGGTGGGCTTTTCTATTGAGAGTATTCTTGAAGCACTGGGTGGCAGCCTTGACCCTCTTCTGGATGGTATAAAAGCTGGGGCTATTAAGGGTGTTGTAGCCCTTGTTAGTTGCTCAACTCTGAAGAACGGTCCTCAGGATGAGAAGACCGTTATAATAGCAAAGGAGCTTATAAAGAAGGATATCCTTGTGCTGAGTATGGGCTGCGGTAATGCTGCTCTTCAGGTTGCTGGCCTTACAAGTCTTGATGCTCAGGAGCTTGCAGGTGAGAAGCTTAAAGGGGTTATCAAAGCTCTGAATGTTCCACCTGTGCTGAGTTTCGGTACATGCACGGATACAGGCAGGCTTGCTCAGCTTGTAATAGCAATAGCTGATGCCCTGGGTGTTGATGTGCCCCAGCTGCCAATAGCTGTTACAGCACCGGAGTATATGGAGCAGAAGGCTACAATCGATGCTATTTTCGCTCTTGCCCTGGGTGTGTATACCCATGTTGACCCGCTCCCACCTGTGGGTGGCGCCCCTGAAGTGGTGAAGCTTCTCACTGAAGATATAGAGAATATTACAGGCGGCAAGCTCCTTGTGGAGAGTGATGCTGCCAGAGCAGCGGATAAGCTGGAAGAACACATAGTTAAGAAGAGGAAAGAGCTGGGTATTTAA